The window AGGCGGAGACGAGCAGGTAGCGCCCGTACTGGAACAGCGCCGGAGCGATGGCCGCCTGGTCGTCGTCGGCTGTCAGCCGGTCGACGACCACGACCTCGGGCGTCCCCGCGAGACGCAGGGACGCTGCCGTGAGGAGCGGCCGCACGTCCGCGACGTGCCGGGCCAGCGCGTCCTCCGCTCCGCGGGCGACGGCGACCCGGGCGCGCGCCGTCGCCCGGTCGAGGTGCCGGTCGAGGCCGGGGACCGACGAGCGGTCGCGGAACCAGTCCTCCGCCGCCGTCGAGGAGGCGAGCGCGAGTCGCACCGTGGTCGCACCCGTGATCTCCAGCCGGTCGCCGACGACGGTCTGCTGCCCGTCCGTCGTCACCGCCGTCACGGCCGCGGCGACGTTCTCCCAGCCGTCGACGACGCCGTCGGCGGGGTGTCCCGGGCGCGCCGGGTCGCCCGCCCAGCGGAACGGCGCCACATCCGTCTCGTGGAGCGGTGCGCCGTCCAGGGGCAGCTCGACGCCGAGTTCCAGGACGCCCGGCTCCACCCGCAGCGACCGCCGCCGCAGCCGGGTGGTCAGTTCGAGGGAGACGTCGAAGCGTCCTCCGTCGGCCGCCAGTTCGACCTGCAGCGCGTCGTCCGGGCGGCTCGCCCACACGCGGCGCGTGACCGAGACGAGGTCGTTGGCGATGCGGTCCGTGTAGACGGCGTCCTCCAGGTCGAGTGTCCTCCCCTCGAAGGCGAGAGCGGCGCCGGCCGCAGAGAACCGCGCCCGCAGGTCGACATAGGGAAGGAACTCCTGGCTGTACGTCCCCTCGAACGCCCTGAGCATCCGATCGGCGTCGGCGAGGCGGTCCTCGCGCACCGCCCTCCGCACCTCCTCCAGCGCCGCGGGGTCCGCGCCGGCGCGGACGAGGGCGTCGAGCTCGGCGCGCCAGGCGTCCGGGGCGCCGGACCAGACGGTTCCGTCGTTGACCTGGAGATGGAGGCCGTCGGTGCCGGCGAGGATCATCGCGCCCAGCCGGCCGTTGCCGATCGGGGTGCCCTCGATCCATCGGGCGGGCGGCCCCTCCCAGCGCAACCGCCGGGTCATGCGGCGCTCCCCGTCGAACCGAAGCGCTCACGCAGCACCGCGAGCGCACCCTGCCGGTCGTGCGTCCCGCCGGCTTCATGCCCGGCGGCGGGCCATTCCCGGAACACGACCGGTGCCGCGTAGGCCTCGGCGGCGGCGCGCGCGGTCTCGGGCGGGCAGATGTCGTCGGCGAGACCGTCGGTGATCCAGCCCGGCGCGGTGGCGTGGCGGGCGGACGTGACGCCGTCCACATACGCGAGGGTGCGCGCGACGGCGTCGGCGCGGTCGGGATGCTCGATGAGGTACTCGCGCAGCTCCAGCCAGGGACCCTGCGCTGCGAGCCGGACGCCGTCCGGCGCGTCGGTCAGGAACGGCGCCTGCGCGAGCACCGCGACGAGATCCGGGACCAGCGCGCCGACGCCCAGGGCGATCCCGCCACCCTGGCTGTTGCCGATCGCGGCGATGCGCGTGGCATCCACCTCGTCGAGCGCGCGGAGCGCGTCGACCGCGCGGGCCGCGTCCACGAAGACGCCCCGGTAATAAGAGGTGCGCGGGTCGAGGATCCCCTCCAGCAGGTGGCCGGTGCTGCCGCCGCCCTGCCCGTGGGTGTCGACGATCAGCTGGGCGAATCCGGCCGCCGGCCACGTGAGGTCGTCGATCGGCGACAGCCGGCCGGCGCCGTAGCCGTTCGCGTGCACGATGCCCGGCAGGGGCTCCGTGCGGTGATGCGGGAGCCGTAGCCAGCCGCGGACGCGACGGCCGTCGTACCCGCAGAAGGAAATGTCGAAGACGTCGACGGCGGTGAGGCCGGTGTCGACGGGTGCCAGGCGCAGGTCGAGCGGATGGCGGCGGGCGCCGGCGAGCGCCTCGTCCCAGAACTCCCTGTAGTCGTCGGGGGTCGGCAGCGGCTTGTGGCCGAGCACGGACGGGTGGGCGGGACGGCTCATGCGGCGAACCTCTCGAGGTCGGCCGGGTACTCGAGCCCGGCGGGAAGGGCGATGCCCGGTGTTGTCGGTGCGTGCAGCATCCCGTCGGCGTCCACGGCGGGCTCACGGCGGACCGGGTGCGATGTGACGAGC is drawn from Leifsonia shinshuensis and contains these coding sequences:
- a CDS encoding acetylxylan esterase, with the translated sequence MSRPAHPSVLGHKPLPTPDDYREFWDEALAGARRHPLDLRLAPVDTGLTAVDVFDISFCGYDGRRVRGWLRLPHHRTEPLPGIVHANGYGAGRLSPIDDLTWPAAGFAQLIVDTHGQGGGSTGHLLEGILDPRTSYYRGVFVDAARAVDALRALDEVDATRIAAIGNSQGGGIALGVGALVPDLVAVLAQAPFLTDAPDGVRLAAQGPWLELREYLIEHPDRADAVARTLAYVDGVTSARHATAPGWITDGLADDICPPETARAAAEAYAAPVVFREWPAAGHEAGGTHDRQGALAVLRERFGSTGSAA